One window from the genome of Streptomyces sp. WZ-12 encodes:
- the kdpF gene encoding K(+)-transporting ATPase subunit F produces the protein MTIENIVGLIVAVALLGYLVLALVFPERF, from the coding sequence GTGACCATCGAGAACATCGTCGGCCTCATCGTGGCCGTCGCCCTCCTCGGGTACCTGGTCCTCGCCCTCGTTTTCCCGGAGAGGTTCTGA
- the kdpA gene encoding potassium-transporting ATPase subunit KdpA gives MSPALAGVLQLTALIAALALVYRPLGDYMAAAYSSPRHLRVEKVIYRCIGANADTQMRWPAYLRGVLAFSLAGMLFLYLIQRIQGGLPLSLGFASISPDQAFNTAASFVANTNWQSYSGEQSMGHVVQTLGLAVQNFVSAATGMAVAIALVRGFARSRTGELGNFWADLVRGTIRVLIPLAVVGAVILVACGAIQNFAGIHEVGQFMGGAQQTNGGAVASQEVIKELGTNGGGYFNANSAHPFENPNAFTNLFEIFLILVIPFSLTRTFGKLVGNVKQGYAILATMGVIWLGFTALMMWSEFAHGGPALQAAGAAMEGKENRFGVGSSAIFSVATTLTSTGAVDAFHDSFTAFGGGIQLLGMMLGEIAPGGVGSGLYGMLVMAVIAVFIAGLMVGRTPEYLGKKIGTREIKLAACYILITPTLVLGFTAASMVLPDAVGSMLNTKALGAGPHGFSEVLYAYTSGANNNGSAFAGLNANTPWYNTTIGLAMLLGRFLPMVFVLALAGSLAEQQPVPETAGTLRTEKPLFAGLLVGTILIITGLTYFPALALGPLAEGLS, from the coding sequence ATGAGCCCCGCTCTCGCCGGCGTGCTCCAGTTGACGGCGCTCATCGCAGCGCTCGCCCTGGTGTACCGCCCCCTCGGCGACTACATGGCCGCCGCCTACAGTTCCCCGCGCCATCTGCGCGTGGAGAAGGTCATCTACCGTTGCATAGGCGCCAACGCGGACACGCAGATGCGCTGGCCCGCGTACCTCCGTGGCGTCCTCGCCTTCTCCCTGGCCGGGATGCTCTTCCTGTACCTGATCCAGCGGATCCAGGGGGGACTGCCGCTCTCCCTCGGATTCGCCTCCATCAGTCCCGACCAGGCTTTCAACACCGCCGCTTCGTTCGTCGCCAACACCAACTGGCAGTCGTACAGCGGTGAACAGTCCATGGGTCACGTCGTCCAGACCCTCGGGCTCGCCGTCCAGAACTTCGTCTCCGCCGCCACCGGCATGGCCGTCGCCATCGCCCTGGTCCGCGGTTTCGCCCGCTCCCGCACCGGTGAACTGGGCAACTTCTGGGCCGACTTGGTACGCGGCACAATCCGCGTCCTGATCCCCCTCGCCGTCGTCGGCGCGGTCATCCTCGTCGCCTGCGGTGCCATCCAGAATTTCGCCGGCATCCACGAGGTCGGCCAATTCATGGGCGGCGCCCAGCAGACCAACGGTGGCGCGGTCGCCTCCCAGGAAGTCATCAAGGAACTCGGCACCAACGGGGGCGGCTACTTCAACGCCAACTCCGCCCACCCGTTCGAGAACCCCAACGCCTTCACCAACCTCTTCGAGATCTTCCTGATCCTCGTCATCCCCTTCTCGCTCACCCGCACCTTCGGCAAGCTGGTCGGGAACGTGAAGCAGGGCTACGCCATCCTCGCCACCATGGGCGTCATCTGGCTCGGCTTCACCGCGCTGATGATGTGGAGCGAGTTCGCCCACGGCGGGCCCGCGTTGCAGGCGGCCGGCGCCGCGATGGAGGGCAAGGAGAACCGCTTCGGAGTCGGCTCCTCCGCCATCTTCTCCGTCGCCACCACCCTCACCTCGACCGGAGCCGTCGACGCCTTCCACGACTCCTTCACGGCCTTCGGCGGCGGCATCCAACTGCTCGGCATGATGCTCGGTGAAATCGCCCCCGGCGGCGTGGGATCCGGCCTCTACGGCATGCTCGTCATGGCCGTGATCGCCGTCTTCATCGCCGGCCTCATGGTCGGCCGCACCCCCGAGTACCTCGGCAAGAAGATCGGCACCCGCGAGATCAAGCTCGCCGCGTGCTACATCCTCATCACCCCCACCCTGGTCCTCGGCTTCACCGCCGCGTCCATGGTGCTTCCCGATGCCGTCGGCTCGATGCTCAACACCAAGGCACTGGGCGCAGGGCCCCACGGCTTCTCCGAAGTCCTCTACGCCTACACCTCCGGCGCCAACAACAACGGCTCCGCCTTCGCCGGACTGAACGCCAACACCCCCTGGTACAACACCACGATCGGCCTGGCCATGCTGCTCGGTCGCTTCCTCCCGATGGTGTTCGTGCTCGCCCTCGCCGGTTCGCTCGCCGAGCAGCAGCCGGTCCCCGAGACCGCGGGCACCCTCCGTACCGAGAAGCCGCTCTTCGCCGGGCTGCTCGTCGGCACGATCCTGATCATCACCGGTCTGACCTACTTCCCGGCACTCGCCCTCGGGCCGCTGGCGGAGGGCCTGTCATGA
- a CDS encoding DUF3710 domain-containing protein, with the protein MNTHRSLATGKDSDVFGRRKKNEAPVEPAEDTALAEETTDGENDDATQARLNLPPAPRPDGPWDVSEVKEPGEGRVDLGGLHVPGVEGMELRVEVAGDAIVAATIVLQDSAVQLQAFAAPRSEGIWGEVREEIASGITQQGGVIDEVEGPLGWELRAQVPVQLPDGANGVQVVRFVGVDGPRWFLRGVISGQGAVQPQAAGVLEHIFRDTVVVRGEAPMAPRDPIVLKLPDDAQMVPDGVQQEQAEGSRFGGGVERLERGPEITEIR; encoded by the coding sequence TGGCGACCGGGAAGGACAGTGACGTGTTCGGACGTCGCAAGAAGAACGAGGCTCCTGTAGAGCCCGCCGAGGACACGGCGCTCGCCGAAGAGACGACGGACGGCGAGAACGACGACGCGACGCAAGCGCGGCTCAACCTTCCGCCCGCGCCGCGCCCCGACGGCCCCTGGGACGTGTCGGAGGTCAAGGAGCCCGGCGAGGGTCGGGTGGACCTCGGCGGCCTGCACGTCCCCGGCGTCGAGGGCATGGAGCTGCGGGTCGAGGTCGCCGGCGACGCGATCGTGGCCGCGACGATCGTCCTCCAGGACAGCGCCGTGCAGTTGCAGGCGTTCGCCGCCCCGAGGAGCGAGGGCATCTGGGGCGAGGTCCGCGAGGAGATCGCCTCCGGCATCACGCAGCAGGGCGGCGTCATCGACGAGGTCGAGGGTCCGCTCGGCTGGGAGCTGCGCGCCCAGGTGCCGGTGCAACTGCCGGACGGGGCCAACGGCGTGCAGGTCGTGCGCTTCGTCGGCGTGGACGGTCCGCGCTGGTTCCTGCGCGGTGTGATCTCCGGGCAGGGTGCGGTGCAGCCGCAGGCCGCCGGGGTGTTGGAGCACATCTTCCGGGACACCGTCGTCGTGCGCGGCGAGGCCCCGATGGCGCCCCGCGACCCGATCGTCCTCAAGCTGCCGGACGACGCCCAGATGGTGCCGGACGGGGTCCAGCAGGAGCAGGCCGAGGGGTCGCGCTTCGGCGGCGGCGTGGAGCGCCTGGAGCGCGGGCCGGAGATCACCGAGATCCGCTGA